In Streptomyces durocortorensis, a genomic segment contains:
- a CDS encoding winged helix-turn-helix transcriptional regulator produces MVTKQFSNSPEDADLRRADSLAREIFSDVANKWALLIIEALGEGTLRFSELRGEVEGISHKMLTQNLRMLERNGLVERCVHPTVPPRVEYTLTGPGQGLRRTVHVMCDWTHEHLGHIEASRRDFDA; encoded by the coding sequence ATGGTGACCAAGCAGTTCAGCAACTCGCCGGAGGACGCGGATCTGCGGCGGGCGGACTCGCTGGCGCGGGAGATCTTCTCCGACGTCGCCAACAAGTGGGCCCTCCTGATCATCGAGGCGCTGGGCGAAGGCACTCTGCGCTTCAGCGAGCTGCGCGGCGAGGTCGAGGGCATCAGCCACAAGATGCTCACCCAGAACCTGCGGATGCTGGAGCGCAACGGCCTGGTCGAGCGGTGCGTGCATCCGACCGTGCCGCCCCGGGTCGAGTACACGCTCACCGGTCCGGGGCAGGGGCTGCGCCGGACGGTCCATGTCATGTGCGACTGGACCCACGAGCACCTCGGCCACATCGAGGCCTCCCGCCGCGACTTCGACGCCTGA
- a CDS encoding (2Fe-2S)-binding protein — MDLALLASVGGFFALRTTPVPDGAHRPLAQVYGGEAGPLAARVDRVAARLAAPERRVAASIAHLGLAARLWSLALGPAALFGRIPALAPDALHWDPLATSPDDLWLAEAAELPGTAARVREEVQYGHLVPLAEAFRRDGNISPQLLWGNAGSALAGAVRELVSFARVQDRPDVAARARALAAELFDDPDLRATGSPHGPAFRRRSCCLYWRCPGGGLCGDCVFDKAPGSAGK; from the coding sequence ATGGACCTGGCACTCCTGGCATCGGTCGGGGGATTCTTCGCCCTGCGGACGACCCCGGTGCCGGACGGCGCACACCGCCCGTTGGCACAGGTGTACGGGGGAGAGGCCGGCCCCCTGGCCGCGCGTGTCGACCGGGTCGCCGCCCGCCTCGCGGCCCCCGAGCGGCGGGTCGCCGCCTCCATCGCCCATCTCGGTCTCGCCGCGCGGCTCTGGTCCCTCGCACTGGGCCCGGCCGCGCTGTTCGGGCGGATTCCCGCCCTGGCACCCGACGCACTCCACTGGGACCCGCTCGCCACCTCGCCGGACGATCTGTGGCTGGCGGAGGCGGCGGAACTGCCCGGTACGGCGGCCCGGGTTCGCGAGGAGGTCCAGTACGGGCATCTGGTGCCGCTGGCGGAAGCGTTCCGGCGCGACGGGAACATCTCCCCGCAGCTGCTGTGGGGCAACGCGGGCTCCGCGCTCGCCGGGGCCGTGCGCGAACTGGTCTCCTTCGCCCGCGTCCAGGACCGGCCGGACGTCGCCGCGCGGGCCCGCGCGCTGGCGGCGGAACTCTTCGACGACCCCGATCTGCGGGCCACCGGATCTCCGCACGGCCCGGCGTTCCGGCGGCGCAGCTGCTGTCTGTACTGGCGCTGTCCGGGCGGCGGGCTGTGTGGGGACTGCGTGTTCGACAAGGCGCCGGGCTCAGCGGGAAAGTAG
- a CDS encoding GNAT family N-acetyltransferase has protein sequence MRPATRADLPAVLALLADEEKTVDPASVVVGEVYERAFAAIAADPRNELLVLVDDTVVGCLQVTYIPGLGKGGAERALIEAVRIRADRRGGGLGRALMERAVARARTRGCALVQLTSNKQREDAHRFYGSLGFACSHEGFKLLL, from the coding sequence CTGCGACCGGCGACCCGAGCCGATCTGCCTGCTGTGCTCGCCCTGCTCGCTGACGAGGAGAAGACGGTGGACCCGGCCTCCGTCGTGGTCGGGGAGGTGTACGAGCGCGCCTTCGCGGCGATTGCCGCCGATCCGCGCAACGAACTCCTGGTCCTGGTCGACGACACCGTGGTGGGCTGCCTCCAGGTGACCTACATCCCCGGGCTCGGCAAAGGCGGAGCCGAGCGGGCCCTGATCGAGGCGGTGAGAATCCGCGCGGACCGGCGCGGCGGCGGACTCGGCCGCGCCCTGATGGAACGCGCGGTCGCACGGGCCCGCACGCGGGGCTGCGCGCTGGTGCAGCTGACCAGTAACAAGCAGCGCGAGGACGCGCACCGCTTCTACGGCTCGCTGGGCTTCGCGTGCAGCCATGAGGGCTTCAAGCTGCTCCTCTAG
- a CDS encoding S1 family peptidase, with the protein MRHATVLRTGLSALLLLGAWAAAGPSTASAAPVDSANPPASAALLSAMQRDLGLTEAQARTRLADEKAATALEPKAQRAAGSAFGGSWLDAKTGRLTIAVTDAEKAEAVRATGADARLVEHSAKRLDAAKARIDALKAPSGVSSWHVDPATSRVVVNVVADEQADNDVRAFVAKARKAGPVTVRTTAEAPQTFAAGTVGGDPYYTGNVRCSIGFSVHGGFVTAGHCGGVGQQVRGWDNSYIGNFQGSSFPGNDYAWVNVGSGWWTVPVVLGWGTVPDQLVRGSNEAPVGASICRSGSTTRWHCGRVLAKNETVNYSQGAVHQMTKTSVCAQGGDSGGSFISGDQAQGVTSGGWGNCTSGGETWYQPINEILNRYGLTLHTA; encoded by the coding sequence TTGAGACACGCAACCGTGCTGCGGACCGGTCTGTCCGCACTCCTGCTCCTCGGTGCCTGGGCCGCCGCGGGCCCGTCGACCGCCTCCGCCGCCCCCGTCGACTCCGCCAACCCGCCGGCCTCCGCGGCCCTGCTGTCGGCCATGCAGCGCGACCTCGGCCTCACCGAGGCGCAGGCCCGTACGAGGCTCGCCGACGAGAAGGCCGCCACCGCCCTGGAACCGAAGGCGCAGCGTGCTGCGGGCTCCGCCTTCGGTGGCTCCTGGCTCGACGCGAAGACGGGTCGGCTGACCATCGCCGTCACCGACGCCGAGAAGGCCGAAGCCGTACGGGCGACCGGCGCCGACGCCCGGCTCGTCGAGCACTCGGCCAAGCGGCTCGACGCGGCGAAAGCGCGCATCGACGCCTTGAAGGCCCCCTCCGGCGTGAGCAGCTGGCACGTCGACCCGGCGACCAGTCGCGTCGTCGTGAACGTCGTCGCCGACGAACAGGCTGACAACGATGTCCGCGCGTTTGTCGCCAAGGCCCGCAAGGCCGGGCCGGTGACCGTCAGGACGACCGCCGAGGCTCCGCAGACCTTCGCCGCCGGAACGGTCGGAGGCGACCCGTACTACACCGGCAACGTCCGCTGCTCCATCGGCTTCTCCGTGCACGGCGGCTTCGTCACCGCCGGGCACTGCGGGGGCGTCGGCCAGCAGGTTCGCGGCTGGGACAACTCGTACATCGGCAACTTCCAGGGCTCGTCCTTCCCCGGCAACGACTACGCCTGGGTGAACGTCGGCAGCGGCTGGTGGACCGTCCCCGTCGTCCTCGGCTGGGGGACCGTCCCCGACCAGCTCGTCCGCGGCTCGAACGAGGCCCCCGTCGGCGCCTCGATCTGCCGTTCCGGCTCCACCACGCGCTGGCACTGCGGCCGGGTCCTGGCCAAGAACGAGACCGTCAACTACAGCCAGGGCGCCGTGCATCAGATGACCAAGACGAGCGTCTGCGCCCAGGGCGGCGACTCCGGCGGCTCGTTCATCAGCGGAGACCAGGCCCAGGGCGTCACCTCCGGCGGATGGGGCAACTGCACCAGCGGCGGTGAGACCTGGTACCAGCCCATCAACGAGATCCTCAACCGGTACGGGCTGACGCTGCACACCGCGTGA
- a CDS encoding DMT family transporter, producing MSSLALSVLLSLISAVAYAAGAIIQERVAATGDNSSYALLRNRVWWVAVLLNGIGAVLHVVALAYGPLSLVQPLGALTIVFALPMAALFVGRRAGATAWRGALMATAGLCGLLALTGEAAPHTLNGAEQFLLATVTFGGVGAIFVLARALRRPVLRSIVLATGAGAAFGMASVFTKTVAMEWTSGSVRSGLPTLLVIAVLAAAGLLLSQAAYRGAGLTAPLATVTVVNPVVAAAVGITLFGEHFRGGWPGTALALSCGALAAAGLVLLTRERLSAERARERLTVRAGAVGAAAESGLLGTVPEGTVPGVNVPDGTVPGSTAAEATVPEGAAPGGVALEGVTVPGADSGALTPDGALPLLPGVPEPAGRAPVPHTSSLALPPGRAVPGLEFGGAGALGEQRRRAGRGRRSERTVQTLMPPARR from the coding sequence ATGAGCTCCCTTGCGCTGTCCGTGCTGCTGTCACTGATCTCCGCGGTCGCCTACGCGGCCGGAGCGATCATCCAGGAGCGCGTGGCGGCGACCGGTGACAACTCCTCGTACGCCCTGCTCCGCAACCGCGTCTGGTGGGTCGCCGTGCTGCTCAACGGGATCGGCGCGGTCCTGCACGTGGTGGCCCTGGCCTACGGTCCGCTCAGCCTGGTCCAGCCGCTGGGCGCGCTGACGATCGTCTTCGCCCTCCCGATGGCCGCCCTGTTCGTCGGGCGCCGGGCCGGGGCAACGGCCTGGCGCGGTGCGCTGATGGCGACGGCCGGTCTCTGCGGACTGCTGGCTCTCACGGGGGAGGCCGCGCCGCACACGCTGAACGGGGCCGAGCAGTTCCTGCTGGCGACGGTGACCTTCGGGGGCGTCGGCGCGATCTTCGTACTCGCCCGCGCGCTGCGCCGCCCGGTCCTGCGGAGCATCGTCCTGGCCACGGGTGCGGGGGCGGCGTTCGGTATGGCCTCGGTGTTCACCAAGACCGTGGCCATGGAGTGGACTTCCGGCTCGGTCCGCTCGGGACTGCCTACGCTGCTGGTGATCGCCGTACTCGCGGCGGCGGGCCTGCTGCTGTCGCAGGCGGCCTACCGGGGCGCGGGGCTCACGGCCCCGCTCGCGACGGTGACCGTCGTCAACCCGGTTGTGGCCGCAGCGGTCGGGATCACCTTGTTCGGCGAGCACTTCCGCGGCGGGTGGCCGGGCACGGCCCTCGCCCTCTCCTGCGGAGCACTGGCGGCGGCCGGCCTGGTTCTGCTGACGCGGGAGCGGCTGAGCGCGGAGCGCGCCAGAGAGCGGCTGACGGTCCGTGCGGGGGCGGTGGGCGCGGCGGCGGAGAGTGGGCTGCTGGGCACGGTCCCGGAGGGCACTGTTCCTGGCGTCAATGTTCCTGACGGCACTGTTCCTGGCAGCACCGCTGCTGAGGCCACTGTTCCGGAGGGCGCTGCTCCGGGTGGTGTTGCCCTGGAGGGGGTTACGGTGCCGGGCGCCGATTCCGGAGCGCTGACGCCCGACGGGGCGTTGCCCTTGCTGCCGGGCGTGCCGGAGCCCGCGGGGCGGGCCCCCGTGCCGCACACGTCGTCGCTGGCGCTGCCACCGGGACGGGCCGTGCCGGGTCTGGAGTTCGGCGGGGCGGGGGCACTCGGCGAACAGCGGCGCCGGGCCGGGCGGGGGCGGCGCTCCGAGCGGACGGTTCAGACCCTGATGCCACCCGCTCGCAGATAG
- a CDS encoding ATP-binding protein, protein MNEQVISPPEDPGQGLRSAEVLLSAEVFDGQPGCIALARALADRFLTRLAVECLATIGAHTRSDLMLAVSELVTNADRYSHGPYLLELEGNAQLISVTVYDSSTAMPVLYARDPARLGGHGMEIVVALCDRLTAERVPVGKRIRAEFQLST, encoded by the coding sequence ATGAACGAACAGGTCATCTCCCCACCGGAAGACCCGGGTCAGGGGCTGCGGTCCGCCGAGGTACTGCTCAGCGCCGAGGTCTTCGACGGCCAGCCGGGCTGTATCGCACTGGCCCGGGCGCTCGCCGACCGCTTCCTGACGAGGCTCGCGGTGGAGTGCCTCGCCACGATCGGCGCGCACACGCGCAGCGACCTCATGCTGGCCGTGAGCGAACTCGTCACCAACGCCGACCGCTACAGCCACGGCCCCTACCTCCTGGAGCTGGAGGGCAACGCTCAGCTCATCAGCGTCACGGTCTACGACAGCAGCACCGCGATGCCCGTGCTGTACGCCCGCGACCCGGCCCGACTGGGCGGTCACGGCATGGAGATCGTCGTGGCGCTGTGCGACCGGCTCACGGCGGAGCGGGTGCCGGTCGGCAAGCGGATCCGGGCGGAGTTCCAGCTCAGCACCTGA
- a CDS encoding TetR-like C-terminal domain-containing protein — MARAGLTADRVVAAAADLADSIGFDKVTVTALARGFGVKDASLYSHVSGLQDLRTRVALLAAGEFADRLSEAVAGRAGRDALVGFAHAYRTFALEHPGRYQATQMKIDPAVAQESSAFRRTVDTIYAMMRAYRLTEPDLTDAVRMLRSTLHGFSDLEADGAFRADRDVEASWERTLDALDLVLKNWPAGPEGDSKKGDGHEDRHADE, encoded by the coding sequence ATGGCTCGCGCAGGGCTCACGGCCGACCGTGTGGTGGCGGCCGCCGCCGATCTGGCCGACTCCATCGGGTTCGACAAGGTCACGGTCACGGCACTGGCGCGGGGCTTCGGGGTCAAGGACGCCAGCCTCTACTCGCATGTGTCGGGCCTTCAGGACCTGCGCACCCGGGTCGCGCTGCTGGCCGCCGGAGAGTTCGCCGACCGGCTGAGCGAGGCGGTGGCCGGGCGCGCGGGTCGCGACGCGCTCGTCGGATTCGCGCACGCGTACCGGACGTTCGCGCTGGAGCACCCCGGGCGGTATCAGGCGACCCAGATGAAGATCGACCCCGCCGTCGCCCAGGAGTCCAGTGCCTTCCGCCGGACGGTCGACACCATCTACGCCATGATGCGCGCCTACCGGCTGACCGAGCCCGATCTCACCGACGCCGTGCGGATGCTGCGCAGCACCCTGCACGGCTTCAGCGACCTGGAGGCGGACGGCGCGTTCCGGGCCGACCGTGACGTCGAGGCGTCTTGGGAGCGGACATTGGACGCGTTGGACCTGGTGCTGAAGAACTGGCCCGCAGGGCCGGAAGGCGATTCGAAGAAGGGGGACGGCCATGAGGACAGGCATGCCGACGAGTAA
- a CDS encoding NUDIX hydrolase codes for MPAVPAPPPRIRVAAYVIRRHPFPALLVFDHADFPEAGTQVPAGGVGPGEVPEQAVLREVAEETGLAGARVVRRIAVDGRAHPVTGQPRLTTFLLLDAPADGPSAWEHRVRGEGDDAGMRFACRFVPLPLPRPLTDSQDAWLGRADPHWATPG; via the coding sequence ATGCCCGCCGTTCCCGCTCCTCCGCCCCGTATCCGAGTCGCGGCGTACGTGATACGTCGTCACCCCTTCCCCGCCCTCCTGGTGTTCGACCATGCCGATTTCCCCGAGGCGGGCACCCAGGTGCCTGCGGGCGGCGTCGGACCGGGCGAGGTTCCGGAGCAGGCCGTCCTGCGTGAGGTCGCCGAGGAGACCGGGCTTGCCGGTGCCCGCGTCGTGCGGCGCATCGCGGTGGACGGGCGGGCGCACCCCGTGACCGGGCAGCCCCGGCTGACCACGTTCCTCCTGCTCGACGCCCCGGCAGACGGCCCGTCGGCGTGGGAGCACCGGGTCCGGGGCGAGGGCGACGACGCGGGGATGCGGTTCGCCTGCCGGTTCGTGCCGCTGCCCCTGCCTCGGCCGCTCACCGACAGCCAGGACGCGTGGCTCGGCCGGGCGGACCCCCACTGGGCCACACCGGGCTGA
- a CDS encoding RidA family protein, with product MAITLVNPSGLPEVGAYRQVSVATGSRLVFVAGQVAWDADGTTVGPGDLAAQVERCYLNVATALSAVGGSFADVAKLTVYVVDWTPDKMPLFLEGVARAAAELGATPVPPGTLVGVAALDIPEHLVEVEATAVLDA from the coding sequence ATGGCCATCACCCTGGTGAACCCGAGTGGACTGCCGGAGGTCGGCGCCTACCGGCAGGTGTCGGTCGCGACCGGATCGAGGCTGGTCTTCGTCGCCGGGCAGGTCGCCTGGGACGCCGACGGGACCACCGTCGGTCCGGGCGACCTCGCCGCGCAGGTCGAGAGGTGCTACCTCAACGTCGCCACGGCCCTCTCCGCGGTGGGCGGGTCCTTCGCCGACGTGGCGAAGCTGACCGTGTACGTCGTGGACTGGACACCCGACAAGATGCCCCTGTTCCTGGAGGGCGTGGCCCGGGCCGCCGCGGAGCTGGGGGCCACGCCCGTACCGCCCGGCACGCTGGTGGGTGTCGCGGCGCTCGACATCCCTGAGCACCTGGTCGAGGTCGAGGCCACCGCCGTGCTCGACGCCTGA
- a CDS encoding transglycosylase family protein gives MAANGRHRRYQPSRINRVSLTVTASGAGIALPLVTAASAGAASGEVWEKVAACESSGNWAINTGNGYYGGLQFSGSTWAAFGGTQYAPRADLATRDEQIAVAERVLEGQGPGAWPTCSVRAGLTRGGDASATTPRTDPQSAGNRPVQAVVPQSAPPRQQPQARPAAATPTHVPGKRDAYTVASGDSLSTIASAQRVRGGWQGLYAANRTVVGDDPDLIFPGQRLSLDPSRASKPVDRRGPVPSAPRTEKSEPKKTERDGAAPKKQAPKQETPEQEARKEAPKRQAPEQAEQKKAAPKKEQPAPERAVKHSGLSAPVAAGTGTPYRQAGSWSSGYHTGVDFPVPTGTSVKSVAPGRVVSAGWAGAYGYEVVVRHDDGKYSQYAHLSAVHVRAGQSVSGGQRIARSGSTGNSTGPHLHFEVRTGPGYGSDIDPLAYLRAGGVRV, from the coding sequence ATGGCCGCGAACGGACGGCACCGCAGGTATCAGCCCAGCCGGATCAACCGTGTCTCGCTCACGGTGACCGCGAGCGGTGCCGGCATCGCGCTCCCTCTCGTCACCGCCGCCTCGGCGGGGGCCGCTTCCGGCGAGGTCTGGGAGAAGGTCGCCGCCTGTGAGTCCAGCGGCAATTGGGCCATCAACACGGGCAACGGCTATTACGGCGGGCTTCAGTTCAGCGGGTCCACCTGGGCGGCCTTCGGCGGCACGCAGTACGCGCCGCGCGCCGACCTCGCCACCCGCGACGAGCAGATCGCCGTCGCCGAGCGGGTGTTGGAGGGCCAGGGGCCCGGTGCCTGGCCGACCTGTTCGGTGCGCGCGGGGCTCACCCGGGGCGGTGACGCGTCGGCGACCACTCCGCGCACCGACCCGCAGAGCGCGGGGAACAGGCCCGTCCAGGCGGTGGTTCCGCAGAGCGCCCCGCCCCGGCAGCAGCCGCAGGCCCGCCCCGCCGCGGCGACGCCGACCCATGTGCCGGGCAAGCGTGACGCCTACACCGTGGCGAGCGGCGACTCGCTCTCCACGATCGCCTCGGCCCAGCGCGTGCGCGGCGGCTGGCAGGGCCTCTACGCGGCCAACCGTACGGTCGTCGGCGACGACCCCGACCTGATCTTCCCCGGGCAGCGGCTGTCCCTCGACCCGAGCCGCGCGTCCAAGCCGGTCGACCGACGAGGCCCCGTCCCGAGCGCGCCGAGGACGGAGAAATCCGAGCCGAAGAAGACCGAACGGGACGGGGCCGCACCGAAGAAGCAGGCGCCGAAGCAGGAAACCCCGGAGCAGGAAGCGAGGAAGGAAGCCCCGAAACGGCAGGCGCCCGAGCAGGCCGAGCAGAAGAAGGCCGCCCCCAAGAAGGAGCAGCCCGCTCCGGAGCGGGCTGTGAAGCACTCCGGCCTCAGCGCACCGGTGGCCGCCGGAACCGGCACCCCCTACCGTCAGGCCGGCTCCTGGTCCAGCGGCTACCACACCGGCGTCGACTTCCCCGTGCCCACCGGTACGTCGGTGAAGTCCGTGGCCCCGGGCCGGGTCGTCTCGGCCGGCTGGGCCGGGGCGTACGGCTACGAGGTCGTCGTCCGGCACGACGACGGCAAGTACAGCCAGTACGCGCATCTCTCCGCGGTCCATGTGCGCGCGGGGCAGTCGGTCTCCGGCGGGCAGCGGATCGCCCGTTCCGGTTCGACGGGCAACAGCACGGGCCCGCACCTGCACTTCGAGGTCCGGACGGGCCCCGGCTACGGATCCGACATCGACCCGCTCGCATATCTGCGGGCGGGCGGGGTGAGGGTCTGA
- a CDS encoding SCO7460 family lipoprotein, with protein sequence MAGSHRRTWRAALTGALAGSLVVLLGACGVVSTEDDRREAEKLAEKHFPGQLKAIGARTLFPGSGGSEVSFAVTDDRDAVVRLRIDADAGTCDRKGCAGVLADAVQRGRTQAEEHRTLKGAFDACGYEVIALGPTGTPPHVVAELTNGTVAKRLREIGDCVQRWVTASGADSELGRAKATFVQVVSPEVAERREKGKDSWPTVLRLTRSELLASLTKHTYFSVSYDIEAGRVDTTGNARIVRPFRERQKFGDTVQNAVKEQLRATYPRVVMADYQWIWRLEPGRVDRQTGYVLFCPGPDSRRRCVNSDDAVLVTTDEHGNPVGKGRIVHDVREGTGALRLPPGTS encoded by the coding sequence ATGGCCGGATCGCACCGCAGAACGTGGCGAGCCGCACTCACCGGCGCGCTCGCGGGTTCACTGGTCGTCCTGCTCGGCGCGTGCGGGGTGGTCAGCACCGAGGACGACCGCCGGGAGGCGGAGAAGCTGGCCGAGAAGCACTTTCCCGGGCAGCTCAAGGCGATCGGGGCGCGCACGCTCTTCCCCGGTTCGGGCGGTTCCGAGGTGTCGTTCGCGGTGACCGACGACCGGGACGCCGTGGTTCGGCTCCGGATCGACGCGGACGCGGGCACCTGCGACCGCAAGGGGTGCGCGGGGGTCCTGGCGGACGCGGTACAGCGCGGGCGCACGCAGGCCGAGGAGCACCGCACGCTCAAGGGCGCTTTCGACGCGTGCGGTTACGAGGTCATCGCCCTGGGCCCGACCGGCACCCCGCCCCACGTGGTCGCCGAGCTGACGAACGGCACCGTCGCGAAGCGGCTCCGGGAGATCGGGGACTGCGTCCAGCGCTGGGTCACGGCGAGCGGGGCCGACAGCGAGCTCGGCAGGGCGAAGGCCACGTTCGTCCAGGTGGTCTCCCCCGAGGTCGCCGAGCGGCGTGAGAAGGGCAAGGACTCCTGGCCGACGGTGCTCCGGCTGACCCGGTCGGAGCTCTTGGCCTCACTCACCAAGCACACCTATTTCTCTGTCAGTTACGACATCGAGGCGGGCCGGGTCGACACGACGGGCAACGCCCGGATCGTCCGCCCGTTCCGGGAGCGGCAGAAGTTCGGCGACACCGTCCAGAACGCGGTGAAGGAGCAACTGCGCGCCACCTACCCCCGGGTGGTCATGGCCGACTACCAGTGGATCTGGCGGCTCGAACCGGGCCGCGTCGACCGGCAGACCGGCTACGTACTGTTCTGCCCCGGGCCGGACTCGCGCCGGCGGTGCGTCAACAGCGACGACGCGGTGCTGGTGACCACGGACGAACACGGCAATCCGGTGGGGAAGGGCCGCATCGTGCACGATGTGCGCGAGGGCACGGGCGCACTGCGGCTGCCGCCGGGCACCTCTTAG
- a CDS encoding alpha/beta fold hydrolase, with protein MPTSNGTIDRTAVRTGRLDVPGATLHYEVRGCGPLLVMMPGGSADAGIYDALAVDLADRWTVATFDPRGYSRSTLHGPVTDQLPRTHSEDIARLVELLSPDGAPVAVFGSSSSAVVALDLLSRRPGLLSRVVAHEPPLVELLPDPAAGRALFAAVRESFRRDGVEAAMATMAAGLAPDDDSEQQRGDDADDGHRSADAGKSDGPSPAEAATFRRMMANLPVFLEHVLCPFSGYVPDLAALRGAASKLVVGVGRDSRAMLPAVAAERLARRVGSGTVDFPGSHIGLTEDPVAFGARLRETLLG; from the coding sequence ATGCCGACGAGTAACGGAACCATAGACCGAACCGCTGTGCGTACCGGACGGCTGGATGTGCCGGGTGCGACGCTGCACTACGAGGTGCGCGGCTGCGGGCCGCTGTTGGTGATGATGCCGGGCGGAAGCGCCGATGCCGGAATCTACGACGCGCTCGCGGTGGATCTGGCGGACCGGTGGACGGTGGCCACGTTCGATCCGCGCGGATACTCCCGCAGTACGCTCCACGGGCCCGTCACCGACCAACTGCCCCGGACGCACAGTGAGGACATCGCACGCCTCGTCGAGCTGCTGTCCCCGGACGGCGCTCCGGTGGCCGTGTTCGGTTCCAGCTCCAGTGCGGTCGTCGCGCTGGACCTGCTGTCGCGTCGCCCCGGCCTGCTGAGCCGGGTTGTGGCGCACGAGCCCCCGCTGGTGGAGCTGCTGCCGGACCCGGCCGCCGGCCGCGCGCTCTTCGCCGCCGTACGGGAGTCCTTCCGGAGGGACGGGGTGGAAGCCGCCATGGCGACGATGGCCGCGGGTTTGGCTCCGGACGACGACTCGGAGCAGCAGAGGGGGGACGACGCGGACGACGGCCACCGGTCGGCCGATGCCGGAAAGAGCGACGGCCCGTCCCCGGCGGAGGCGGCCACCTTCCGGCGGATGATGGCCAACCTGCCCGTCTTCCTGGAACACGTGCTCTGCCCGTTCAGCGGGTACGTCCCCGATCTCGCCGCGCTCCGTGGCGCCGCATCGAAGCTCGTCGTCGGCGTCGGACGGGACTCCCGGGCGATGCTGCCCGCCGTCGCCGCCGAGCGGCTGGCCCGGCGGGTCGGGAGCGGGACGGTGGACTTCCCCGGGAGCCATATCGGGCTCACGGAGGACCCGGTGGCCTTCGGCGCCCGGCTGCGGGAGACCCTGCTCGGCTGA
- a CDS encoding TetR/AcrR family transcriptional regulator, with product MSPRGVATPDVRERLFAAAERVVERGGPGALTSRSVTAEAGCAKGLLHAHFAGLDEFVAELCLDRFARTAAKARELSGLVGQGAVARNLEAVTFALFESGGPAISGLAVTRPAAALRIREALAEGAPGFAAIQEAVTGYLEAERRLGRVAEAVDSPTVALAVVGTAHHLLMTGWPGAPDPRAAMTRLVSALVEAQVR from the coding sequence ATGTCTCCGCGCGGAGTGGCGACACCGGACGTACGCGAGAGACTGTTCGCGGCCGCCGAGCGCGTCGTGGAAAGGGGCGGGCCCGGCGCGCTCACCAGCCGGTCCGTCACGGCCGAGGCGGGCTGCGCCAAGGGGCTGCTGCACGCGCATTTCGCGGGTCTCGACGAGTTCGTGGCCGAGCTCTGCCTCGACCGGTTCGCGCGGACGGCGGCGAAGGCGCGGGAACTGTCCGGGCTGGTCGGTCAGGGCGCGGTGGCCCGGAACCTTGAGGCCGTCACCTTCGCGCTGTTCGAATCCGGCGGTCCCGCCATCTCGGGCCTGGCCGTGACCCGCCCAGCCGCCGCGCTGCGCATCCGCGAGGCCCTGGCGGAAGGGGCCCCCGGCTTCGCGGCGATCCAGGAGGCCGTCACCGGCTATCTGGAGGCCGAGCGGCGGCTCGGCCGGGTGGCGGAGGCCGTCGATTCACCCACCGTGGCCCTCGCTGTCGTCGGCACCGCCCACCACCTCCTGATGACCGGCTGGCCGGGCGCACCCGACCCGCGCGCCGCCATGACGCGCCTGGTATCCGCGCTGGTGGAGGCGCAGGTGCGGTGA